One window of the Fusobacterium animalis 7_1 genome contains the following:
- a CDS encoding MalY/PatB family protein, protein MEKEKFLKEYLVERKGTNSLKWDALDVRFGSPNLISMWVADMEFKTPKEIVETLKERIEHGVFGYSYVSDDYYNAVIKWYKEKHNYEIKKEWLRFSTGVVTAIYWFINIFTKVNDSILILTPVYYPFHNAVKDNNRKLITCDLKNTNGYFTIDYEEVEKKIVENNVKLFIQCSPHNPAGRVWKEEELSKILEICKKYNVLVISDEIHQDIIMKGYKHIPSAIVKNGKYADNLITVSAASKTFNLAGLIHSNIIISNNGLRKKYDEEIKKINQTECNILGMLATQVGYEKGEYWLKNVKELIEDNFNYLKSELNKNIPEIIVTNLEGTYLVFLDLRKIIPIDKVKEFIQDKCNLAVDFGEWFGENFKGFIRMNLATDPQIVKKAIENIVNEYEKLRRI, encoded by the coding sequence ATGGAAAAAGAAAAATTTTTAAAAGAATATTTAGTTGAAAGAAAAGGTACTAATTCATTAAAATGGGATGCCTTAGATGTTAGATTTGGTTCTCCTAATTTAATCTCTATGTGGGTTGCTGATATGGAATTTAAAACTCCAAAAGAAATTGTTGAGACTTTAAAAGAAAGAATAGAACATGGAGTGTTTGGATACTCTTATGTCAGTGATGATTATTACAATGCTGTTATTAAGTGGTATAAAGAAAAACATAATTATGAAATAAAAAAAGAATGGTTAAGATTTTCAACTGGAGTTGTAACAGCTATCTATTGGTTTATAAATATTTTTACAAAGGTTAATGACTCCATCCTTATTTTAACACCTGTTTACTATCCTTTCCATAATGCAGTAAAAGATAATAATAGAAAATTAATTACTTGTGATTTAAAAAATACTAATGGATATTTCACTATTGATTATGAAGAAGTAGAAAAGAAAATAGTTGAAAATAATGTTAAGTTATTTATACAATGTTCTCCTCATAATCCTGCTGGTAGAGTTTGGAAAGAGGAAGAATTATCTAAAATATTAGAAATTTGTAAAAAATATAATGTTCTCGTTATTTCAGATGAAATACATCAAGATATTATTATGAAAGGCTATAAACATATACCATCTGCTATTGTAAAAAATGGAAAATATGCAGATAATTTAATAACTGTATCTGCTGCTTCTAAAACATTTAATTTAGCTGGGTTAATACATTCTAATATTATTATTAGTAACAATGGATTAAGAAAAAAATATGATGAAGAAATTAAGAAAATAAATCAAACTGAATGTAATATTCTTGGTATGCTTGCAACACAAGTTGGCTATGAAAAAGGAGAATATTGGCTAAAAAATGTAAAAGAATTAATAGAAGATAACTTTAATTATTTAAAATCTGAATTAAATAAAAATATTCCTGAAATTATAGTAACTAATTTAGAAGGAACATATTTAGTATTTTTAGATTTAAGAAAAATTATTCCTATTGACAAAGTAAAAGAATTTATTCAAGATAAATGCAATTTAGCAGTAGATTTTGGAGAATGGTTTGGAGAAAATTTTAAAGGCTTTATTCGTATGAATTTGGCAACAGACCCTCAAATTGTTAAAAAAGCTATTGAAAATATAGTAAATGAATATGAGAAATTAAGGAGAATATAA
- a CDS encoding Na+/H+ antiporter NhaC family protein, with the protein MKSELKEKKYGAISFLPLIVFLVLYIGSGIFFTLMGAEGAFKKFPRHVALLAGIIVALLMNKGMKLEKKIDIFSENAGNPGVILIGLIYLLAGGFQGAAKAMGGVESVVNLGLTFIPSVFLVPGVFLISCFISTAIGTSMGTVAAMAPIAIGVAQAANLNIPLTAAAVIGGAYFGDNLSMISDTTISAAKGVGSEMKDKFKMNFFIALPAAIFAAIMYGIMGGNGNITGEYNYHIIRVLPYIVVLITALIGFNVSGVLVLGIAMTGIIGLLEGNITFLDWIGAIGEGMSDMFSITIVAILISGLIGLLKYYGGIEWLVNSITSKIKNRKNAEYGIGLISGLLSAALVNNTIAIIITAPIAKEIGQKYNIVPKRLASLIDIFACAFLALTPYDGGMLMVTALVDVSPLEVLKYSFYIFALIVTTCITIQFGLLRTKEEKIINK; encoded by the coding sequence ATGAAAAGTGAATTAAAAGAAAAAAAGTATGGTGCTATCTCATTTTTACCCCTTATAGTATTTTTAGTTTTATATATAGGGAGCGGAATTTTCTTTACTTTAATGGGAGCAGAAGGTGCTTTTAAAAAATTTCCAAGACATGTAGCATTGTTAGCTGGTATTATTGTTGCTTTACTTATGAATAAAGGAATGAAACTTGAAAAAAAGATAGATATTTTCTCAGAAAATGCAGGAAATCCTGGAGTAATTTTAATAGGTTTAATATATCTTTTAGCTGGAGGATTTCAAGGAGCAGCTAAGGCAATGGGTGGAGTTGAATCTGTTGTAAACTTAGGATTGACTTTTATACCAAGTGTATTTTTAGTACCTGGAGTATTTTTAATATCTTGTTTTATTTCAACTGCTATTGGTACTTCAATGGGAACAGTAGCAGCAATGGCACCAATAGCTATTGGAGTGGCTCAAGCAGCTAACTTGAACATTCCTTTAACTGCTGCTGCAGTAATAGGTGGAGCATATTTTGGAGATAACTTATCTATGATATCTGATACAACAATTTCTGCTGCAAAAGGTGTAGGTTCTGAAATGAAAGATAAGTTTAAAATGAATTTTTTCATTGCACTTCCAGCAGCTATTTTTGCAGCAATTATGTATGGGATTATGGGTGGAAATGGAAATATAACAGGTGAATATAATTACCACATCATCAGAGTACTTCCTTATATAGTAGTTTTAATAACTGCTTTAATTGGATTTAATGTTTCAGGAGTTTTAGTCTTAGGAATAGCTATGACAGGCATTATTGGATTATTAGAAGGAAATATCACTTTTCTTGATTGGATAGGAGCTATTGGTGAAGGAATGTCAGATATGTTCAGTATTACTATTGTTGCAATTCTTATTTCTGGTTTAATAGGTTTATTAAAATATTATGGTGGAATAGAATGGCTTGTTAACAGTATAACTTCAAAAATAAAAAATAGAAAAAATGCAGAATATGGAATAGGTTTGATTTCAGGACTTTTATCAGCAGCATTAGTAAATAATACTATTGCTATAATTATTACAGCTCCTATTGCAAAAGAAATCGGACAAAAATATAATATTGTTCCAAAAAGATTAGCAAGTCTTATAGATATTTTTGCTTGTGCATTTTTAGCCTTAACTCCTTATGATGGAGGAATGCTTATGGTTACAGCTTTGGTAGATGTATCTCCATTGGAAGTTTTAAAATATTCCTTCTATATTTTTGCATTAATAGTTACAACTTGTATAACTATTCAATTTGGACTATTAAGAACAAAAGAAGAAAAAATAATTAATAAGTAA
- a CDS encoding mechanosensitive ion channel family protein, whose amino-acid sequence MKSTFYEKILENLLTSLEHYLPILAGKIIAFLLICFIWPKITRFLLKTLEKAMTLRHNDPLLISFLKSLIKTLMYIALAFIIIGIIGIKATSLVTILGTAGVAVGLALQGSLANLASGILILFFKQVSKGDFISSLDGTIEGTVQSIHILYTTIQQPNGPIIIVPNSQIANASIINYSKNPFRRLDLVYSASYDNSVDKVISVLHQVIENEPRIIKNNPNMPVTISLTKQNASSLDYVFRAWVRKEDYLDTMLDCNINVKKFFDKNGIEIPYNKLDLYVKNNLNIQKMRNKNNI is encoded by the coding sequence ATGAAAAGTACTTTTTATGAAAAAATATTAGAAAATTTATTGACAAGTTTAGAACATTATTTACCAATACTTGCTGGGAAAATAATAGCTTTTTTATTGATTTGTTTTATATGGCCTAAAATAACAAGATTTTTACTAAAAACTCTTGAAAAAGCAATGACATTAAGACATAATGATCCTTTACTTATATCATTTTTAAAGTCTTTAATAAAAACTCTTATGTATATTGCTTTGGCTTTTATAATAATTGGAATTATTGGAATAAAAGCGACTTCACTTGTTACAATTTTAGGTACTGCTGGTGTCGCAGTTGGTTTGGCATTACAAGGAAGTTTAGCAAATCTTGCCAGTGGAATCTTGATTTTATTTTTTAAACAAGTTTCTAAGGGAGACTTTATATCAAGTTTAGATGGAACTATTGAAGGAACTGTACAAAGTATACACATATTATATACTACTATACAACAACCTAATGGTCCTATAATTATTGTACCAAATAGTCAAATTGCTAATGCTTCTATTATTAATTATTCAAAAAATCCATTTAGAAGACTTGATTTAGTTTATTCAGCATCTTATGACAATTCAGTGGATAAAGTTATTTCTGTTTTACATCAAGTTATTGAAAATGAGCCAAGAATAATAAAAAATAATCCTAATATGCCTGTTACTATAAGTCTTACTAAACAAAATGCTAGTTCACTTGATTATGTATTTAGAGCTTGGGTAAGAAAGGAAGACTATCTTGATACAATGTTAGATTGCAATATCAATGTTAAGAAATTTTTTGATAAAAATGGAATTGAGATTCCTTATAATAAACTAGATTTATATGTAAAAAATAATCTTAATATTCAAAAAATGAGGAACAAAAATAATATATAA
- a CDS encoding N-glycosylase/DNA lyase, producing the protein MKKNKYFNEIEKIYKEMSPHLKERLKEFKNIWENGSNKDIHLELSFCILTPQSKALNAWQAITNLKKDDLIYTGKAEELVEFLNIVRFKNNKAKYLVELREQMTKDGELITKDFFDSLPTVTEKRDWIVKNIKGMSYKEASHFLRNVGFGEDIAILDRHILKNLVKLEVIDELPKTLTPKLYLEIEEKMRNYCKFVKIPMDEMDLLLWYKEAGVIFK; encoded by the coding sequence TTGAAAAAAAACAAATATTTTAATGAAATTGAAAAAATTTATAAAGAAATGAGTCCTCACCTTAAAGAAAGGTTAAAAGAATTTAAAAATATATGGGAAAATGGCTCAAATAAAGATATTCATTTAGAATTATCTTTTTGTATACTGACACCTCAATCTAAGGCATTGAATGCTTGGCAAGCTATAACAAATTTAAAAAAAGATGATTTAATTTACACAGGAAAAGCAGAAGAACTTGTAGAATTTTTAAATATAGTTAGATTTAAAAATAATAAGGCTAAGTATCTTGTTGAATTAAGAGAACAGATGACAAAAGATGGAGAACTTATAACCAAAGATTTTTTTGATTCCCTTCCTACTGTTACTGAAAAAAGAGATTGGATAGTAAAAAACATTAAGGGAATGTCTTACAAAGAAGCTAGCCATTTTTTAAGAAATGTAGGTTTTGGAGAAGATATTGCAATACTTGATAGACATATCTTAAAAAATTTAGTTAAATTAGAGGTTATAGATGAGTTGCCAAAAACATTGACTCCTAAATTATATTTAGAAATAGAAGAAAAAATGAGAAATTATTGTAAGTTTGTAAAAATTCCTATGGATGAGATGGATTTATTACTTTGGTATAAAGAGGCAGGAGTAATATTTAAATAG
- the dnaN gene encoding DNA polymerase III subunit beta, giving the protein MKFSINKQKTIEIIGEYSNILKDNPVKPSLAGLFIQAKNNQVVFKGANTEIELIRYANCDIESEGQVLIKPALLLEYIKLIEEENINFEKKDGYLIVNNAEFSILDDNTYPELTEIIPIVVATENTLKFTILLEKVKFLTNSSNNMDTLFNSIKMIFKDNILELVSTDSYRLVYMKKTLNNTVNRDVLVPGDSIAVIYKIFKDLDEEFSLAASDDRLILTWKDAYFSCKLLSLNFPDFRPLINNANHDKKFEFNRDELNLALKKVISVTKNSNDSKNVATFNFKGNQLVISGVSANAKINQKVNMIKTGEDLKLGMNCKYIKEFIDNVDKNIIIEATNSSSMLRFMEERNENYIYLIMPVNIRV; this is encoded by the coding sequence ATGAAATTTTCTATAAATAAACAAAAAACAATAGAAATAATTGGAGAATATTCAAATATTTTAAAGGATAATCCTGTTAAACCAAGTCTAGCAGGGCTATTTATACAGGCTAAAAATAATCAAGTTGTATTTAAAGGGGCTAACACTGAAATTGAGCTTATAAGATATGCAAATTGTGATATTGAAAGTGAAGGACAAGTTTTAATAAAACCTGCTTTACTTTTAGAATATATCAAATTAATAGAGGAAGAAAATATTAATTTTGAAAAGAAAGATGGATATTTAATTGTAAATAATGCTGAATTTTCAATATTAGATGATAATACTTACCCAGAACTTACAGAAATTATTCCAATAGTTGTAGCAACTGAAAATACTTTGAAATTTACTATATTACTTGAAAAAGTAAAATTTCTTACTAATTCATCTAATAATATGGACACTCTATTTAATTCAATAAAAATGATATTTAAAGATAATATTTTAGAGCTTGTTTCAACAGATTCATATAGACTTGTATATATGAAAAAAACTCTTAATAATACAGTAAATAGAGATGTTTTAGTCCCAGGAGATAGTATAGCTGTTATCTATAAGATATTTAAAGATTTAGATGAAGAATTTTCTCTTGCAGCAAGTGATGATAGATTAATTTTAACTTGGAAAGATGCTTATTTTAGCTGTAAACTATTATCCTTAAATTTCCCAGATTTTAGACCTCTTATAAATAATGCAAATCATGATAAAAAATTTGAGTTCAATAGAGATGAGTTAAATTTGGCACTTAAAAAGGTTATATCTGTAACAAAAAATAGTAATGATTCTAAAAATGTGGCTACATTTAACTTTAAAGGAAATCAACTTGTGATAAGTGGAGTTTCTGCTAATGCTAAAATTAATCAAAAAGTTAATATGATAAAAACTGGTGAAGACTTAAAATTAGGAATGAATTGTAAATATATCAAAGAATTTATAGATAATGTTGATAAAAATATTATTATAGAAGCTACTAATTCAAGTTCTATGTTAAGATTTATGGAAGAAAGAAATGAGAATTATATTTATTTAATTATGCCTGTTAATATTAGAGTTTAA
- a CDS encoding winged helix-turn-helix transcriptional regulator has product MESICRSKQAPFLKTFSMINGKWKLRILYELACEKILRYSELKRNLTPITHKMLSTQLKELEEDGIVIRKEYPQVPPKVEYSLSEKGISFIPIINAMCDWGKIN; this is encoded by the coding sequence ATGGAAAGTATATGCAGAAGTAAACAAGCACCATTTTTAAAGACATTTTCCATGATAAATGGAAAATGGAAATTGAGGATATTATATGAATTAGCATGTGAAAAAATTTTGCGTTATAGTGAATTGAAAAGAAATTTGACACCCATAACACATAAAATGCTAAGTACTCAATTAAAAGAGCTAGAAGAAGATGGTATTGTAATTAGAAAAGAGTATCCACAAGTTCCACCAAAAGTAGAATATTCTCTTTCAGAAAAAGGAATATCTTTTATACCAATCATAAATGCTATGTGTGATTGGGGAAAAATAAATTAA
- a CDS encoding extracellular solute-binding protein, translated as MKKIFLLFLATIMLVSCGDNKDENTLYVYSWADYIPQFVYEDFENETGIKVIEDIYSSNEEMYTKIKAGGEGYDIVMPSSDYYEIMMKEGMLAKLDKSQLENIENIDDTYMAQLRKFDPENDYGVPYMRGITCIAVNKKFVKDYPRDYTIYNREDLAGRMTLLDDMREVFVPALALNGYKQDADSTEAMERAKSTILNWKKNIAKFDSESYGKGFANGDFWVVQGYPDNIYRELSEDDRKNVDFIIPPGDQGYSSIDSFVVLKDSKNFENAMKFINYIHRPDVYAKISDFIEIPSINKGADELVTKKPLYDVEKTKDAQLLIDIGDKLNIQNKYWQEILITN; from the coding sequence ATGAAAAAAATATTTTTATTATTTTTAGCAACTATAATGTTAGTTTCTTGTGGAGATAATAAAGATGAAAATACTCTATATGTATATAGTTGGGCAGATTATATTCCACAGTTTGTATATGAAGATTTTGAAAATGAAACTGGTATAAAAGTTATTGAAGATATTTATTCTTCTAATGAAGAAATGTACACAAAAATCAAAGCTGGTGGAGAAGGCTATGATATAGTTATGCCATCTAGTGATTATTATGAAATAATGATGAAAGAAGGTATGCTTGCAAAGTTAGATAAATCTCAATTAGAAAATATTGAAAATATTGATGATACTTATATGGCTCAATTAAGAAAATTTGACCCAGAAAATGATTACGGAGTTCCTTATATGAGGGGAATCACTTGTATAGCTGTAAATAAAAAATTTGTAAAAGATTATCCAAGAGATTATACGATTTATAATAGAGAAGACTTAGCTGGAAGAATGACACTTTTAGATGATATGAGAGAAGTATTTGTTCCTGCACTGGCTTTAAATGGATATAAACAAGATGCTGATTCAACAGAAGCTATGGAGAGAGCAAAATCTACTATTTTAAATTGGAAGAAGAATATTGCAAAATTTGATTCAGAATCTTATGGAAAAGGCTTTGCCAATGGAGATTTTTGGGTAGTTCAAGGATATCCAGATAATATTTATAGAGAACTTTCAGAAGATGATAGAAAGAATGTAGACTTTATAATTCCACCTGGTGATCAAGGTTATTCTTCCATAGATTCATTTGTAGTTTTAAAAGATTCTAAAAATTTTGAAAATGCTATGAAATTTATAAACTATATTCATAGACCTGATGTATATGCTAAAATTTCAGATTTCATTGAAATTCCTAGCATAAATAAAGGAGCAGATGAGCTTGTAACTAAGAAGCCTCTATATGATGTTGAAAAAACAAAAGATGCTCAACTTTTAATAGATATTGGAGATAAATTAAATATACAAAATAAATATTGGCAAGAAATTTTAATAACGAACTAA
- a CDS encoding AEC family transporter codes for MENFLLAFNVVFPIFLIMMLGVILKRKNMVDDKSLNVMNSLIFRLFMPTLLFFNIYNTGDLSTLSFNNLKLLAYAFISILIVLFLAWLIYMPNVKDKKKLSVLIQGVYRGNFVLFGLAIADSLYGKENLGTVSLLTAIVIPTFNVIAVILLEYYSGNEVNKIKLIKQVFKNPLIVATLTAIVFLVLKINIPKPVYKAIGDISKIATPLAFLVLGAGLKFGNILKNLKYLISVNILRLIGNPLITVGLGKLLGFQGIELVALLSMSACPTAVVSYTMAKEMNADGDLAGEIVATTSMLSIFTIFCWVLVLKNLEWV; via the coding sequence ATGGAAAATTTTTTATTAGCATTCAATGTTGTTTTTCCAATTTTTCTTATAATGATGTTAGGTGTAATTCTAAAAAGAAAAAATATGGTAGATGATAAATCTTTGAATGTTATGAATTCTTTAATATTTAGGTTATTTATGCCTACGCTACTGTTTTTCAATATTTATAATACAGGAGATTTATCAACTCTTTCATTTAATAATTTGAAATTGTTAGCTTATGCTTTTATAAGTATTCTAATAGTTCTTTTCCTTGCTTGGTTAATCTATATGCCTAATGTTAAAGATAAAAAGAAATTATCTGTTTTGATTCAAGGTGTATATAGAGGGAATTTTGTCTTATTTGGTTTAGCTATTGCAGATAGCTTATATGGAAAAGAAAATTTAGGAACAGTTTCATTGTTAACAGCTATTGTAATCCCAACATTTAATGTTATAGCAGTTATACTATTGGAATATTATTCAGGTAATGAAGTAAATAAAATTAAGTTAATAAAACAAGTATTTAAAAATCCTTTAATAGTTGCAACATTGACTGCAATAGTTTTTTTAGTGTTAAAAATAAATATTCCAAAGCCAGTATATAAAGCTATAGGAGATATATCAAAAATAGCAACACCATTAGCTTTTCTTGTTTTAGGAGCAGGATTGAAATTTGGAAATATATTAAAAAATTTAAAATATTTAATTTCTGTAAATATATTAAGGCTTATAGGAAATCCATTAATAACTGTTGGTCTTGGGAAATTATTAGGTTTTCAAGGAATAGAATTAGTTGCTTTACTTTCAATGAGTGCCTGTCCAACAGCAGTAGTTTCATATACTATGGCAAAAGAAATGAATGCTGATGGAGATTTAGCTGGGGAAATAGTTGCAACAACAAGTATGCTTTCAATATTTACAATTTTTTGTTGGGTACTTGTATTAAAAAATTTAGAATGGGTATAA
- a CDS encoding acetyl-CoA hydrolase/transferase family protein, with protein MKNWKESYKAKICTPDEAIQKIKDAKRISFGHICSESTVLTEALLRNKKLFKKLEIAHLLSVGKSEYAKEENSEYFRHNALFIGPKTREAANSSYGDYTPTFFFETAKLFGKDGELSLDAMLLQVSPPDEHGYCSYGLSCDYTKSATESAKIVIAQINKFVPRTFGNCFVHIDDIDYIIEEDTPIPEVQPPVVGEIERKIGEFCASLINDGDTLQLGIGAIPVAVLNFLKDKRDLGIHSEMISDGIVDLINLGVITNKKKNLNPNKSIATFLMGSKKLYDYADNNPAIELHPVDYVNNPIIIAQNDNMISINSAIEVDLTGQVNAEYINSKEFSGPGGQVDFVRGATMSKGGKSIIALPSTAANGTISKIVFNFEEGVPVTTTRNDVDYVITEYGIAHLRGKTLRERAKLLIEIAHPNFREELRKKALEKFGEL; from the coding sequence ATGAAAAATTGGAAAGAAAGTTATAAGGCAAAGATTTGTACTCCTGATGAAGCAATTCAAAAAATTAAAGATGCTAAAAGAATTTCTTTTGGACATATTTGTTCTGAATCAACTGTTTTAACAGAAGCACTGCTTAGAAACAAAAAATTATTTAAAAAATTAGAAATTGCTCATTTACTGTCAGTAGGAAAAAGTGAGTATGCAAAGGAAGAAAATTCAGAATATTTTAGACATAATGCTCTATTCATTGGTCCTAAAACAAGAGAAGCAGCAAATAGTTCTTATGGAGATTACACTCCAACATTCTTCTTTGAAACTGCAAAATTATTTGGAAAAGATGGAGAATTATCACTTGATGCTATGTTACTTCAAGTATCCCCTCCTGATGAACATGGATATTGTAGTTATGGACTTTCTTGTGATTACACTAAATCAGCTACTGAAAGTGCAAAAATTGTTATTGCACAAATAAATAAATTTGTTCCAAGAACTTTTGGAAATTGTTTTGTACATATAGATGACATTGACTATATCATTGAAGAAGATACTCCTATTCCAGAAGTTCAACCACCAGTTGTTGGAGAAATTGAAAGAAAGATAGGGGAATTTTGTGCAAGTTTAATTAATGATGGAGATACTTTACAACTTGGAATTGGTGCAATACCAGTGGCAGTTTTAAATTTTTTGAAAGATAAAAGAGATTTAGGTATACATTCAGAAATGATTTCTGATGGAATTGTTGATTTAATTAATTTAGGTGTCATAACAAATAAAAAGAAAAATCTAAATCCTAATAAGTCAATAGCAACATTTTTAATGGGTAGTAAAAAACTATATGACTATGCTGATAATAATCCTGCAATAGAACTACACCCTGTTGACTATGTAAATAATCCTATTATCATAGCTCAAAATGATAATATGATTTCAATTAATTCTGCTATTGAAGTTGATTTGACAGGACAAGTAAATGCAGAATATATTAACTCAAAAGAATTTAGTGGACCAGGAGGACAAGTTGATTTTGTAAGAGGAGCAACTATGTCTAAAGGAGGAAAATCAATAATAGCTCTTCCATCAACTGCTGCCAATGGAACTATTTCAAAGATAGTTTTTAATTTTGAAGAAGGAGTTCCAGTTACCACTACAAGAAATGATGTGGACTATGTTATAACAGAATATGGAATTGCCCATTTAAGAGGAAAAACTTTAAGAGAAAGGGCAAAACTTTTAATTGAGATTGCTCACCCAAATTTTAGAGAAGAACTTAGAAAAAAGGCACTAGAAAAATTTGGAGAATTATAA
- a CDS encoding subtype B tannase, producing MRKLKFIMLFCLFSSMLFAAQKSTKTIKNEYDLKFNPNKYVSKETEFNGQKIKYRAYENIVYVKIPVDKDYQNMNIYIPEEYFNNSSIGSYNSNNAPIFFPNTVGGYMPGKADTVGLGRDGKANSLTYALSKGYVVAAPSVRGRTLTDSKGNYIGKAPAAIVDLKAAVRYLYLNDEIIPGDANKIISNGTSAGGALSALLGASGNSQDYLPYLKEIGAADTRDDIFAVSTYCPITNLENADSAYEWMYNGVNSYLRMEFTKNTSAQEYNDRSLTHSTVQGNLTDNEIKVSNRLKTLFPIYLNSLKLTDDGGNLLTLDKNGNGNFKTYLAIIIRNSANKALREGKDISQFKKAFTIENNKVVAVNLDVYTHIGDRMKSPPAFDSIDSSSGENNLFGDKKSDNKHFTKFSFDIANKEAIEYFRTGKFNDKNNKISVPKMADKNIIKMMNPMNYIDNNTSTKYWRIRHGAIDKDTSLAIPAILALKLKNSGKVVDFAAPWGQGHGGDYDLEELFNWIDSVVKK from the coding sequence ATGAGAAAATTAAAATTTATAATGTTATTCTGTTTATTTAGCTCTATGCTATTTGCAGCTCAAAAAAGTACAAAAACTATAAAAAATGAGTATGATTTAAAATTTAATCCTAATAAATATGTTTCAAAAGAAACTGAATTTAATGGACAAAAAATAAAATATCGTGCTTATGAAAATATTGTCTATGTTAAAATTCCTGTAGATAAAGACTATCAAAATATGAATATCTATATTCCAGAAGAATATTTTAATAATTCTTCTATTGGAAGTTATAATAGTAATAATGCTCCTATATTCTTTCCTAACACTGTTGGAGGATATATGCCAGGAAAAGCTGATACAGTTGGACTTGGGAGAGATGGAAAAGCAAATTCTCTAACTTATGCTTTATCAAAAGGTTATGTAGTTGCAGCACCAAGTGTAAGAGGTAGAACTTTAACAGATAGCAAAGGTAACTATATAGGAAAAGCTCCTGCTGCAATAGTTGACTTAAAGGCAGCAGTTAGATATTTATATCTTAATGATGAAATTATACCAGGAGATGCTAATAAAATAATTTCAAACGGAACAAGTGCTGGTGGTGCTCTGTCTGCTCTTTTAGGAGCAAGTGGAAATTCACAAGATTATCTTCCATATTTAAAAGAAATTGGTGCAGCTGACACAAGAGATGATATTTTTGCAGTATCTACTTACTGTCCTATTACAAATTTAGAAAATGCAGATTCTGCTTATGAATGGATGTACAATGGAGTTAATTCATATTTAAGAATGGAATTTACTAAAAATACTTCTGCACAAGAATATAATGATAGAAGTTTAACTCATTCAACTGTTCAGGGAAATCTAACTGATAATGAAATAAAAGTATCTAATAGATTGAAAACTTTATTCCCTATTTATCTAAACAGTTTAAAATTAACTGATGATGGAGGTAATTTATTAACTCTTGATAAAAATGGTAATGGGAATTTTAAAACTTATCTAGCTATTATAATTAGAAATTCTGCTAATAAAGCTTTAAGAGAAGGCAAAGACATCAGTCAGTTTAAAAAAGCTTTTACTATTGAAAATAATAAAGTTGTAGCAGTTAATTTAGATGTTTATACTCATATTGGGGATAGAATGAAATCTCCTCCTGCTTTTGATAGTATAGATTCAAGCTCTGGTGAAAATAATTTATTTGGAGATAAAAAATCTGATAATAAGCATTTTACTAAATTTTCTTTTGATATAGCTAATAAAGAGGCTATTGAATATTTTAGAACTGGTAAATTTAATGATAAAAATAATAAAATTTCAGTTCCAAAAATGGCAGATAAGAATATAATAAAAATGATGAACCCTATGAATTATATTGATAATAACACTTCAACTAAATATTGGAGAATAAGGCATGGGGCAATAGACAAGGATACATCTCTTGCTATCCCAGCAATATTAGCTTTAAAATTAAAAAATTCTGGAAAAGTTGTGGATTTTGCTGCTCCTTGGGGACAAGGACATGGTGGAGATTATGATTTAGAAGAACTATTTAATTGGATTGATAGTGTTGTAAAAAAATAA